The Marinomonas maritima genome segment TTAATGCGATGAGAATAAGTAAAGGGATAAACCAACCGCTGGTACGGCGAATTAGTTCAAGAGACAGTAGGACGGTTACGCTAGACACAATCCAATCGGCATTACTAAAGGTTACGCCTCTGGCATAGAGCGCGTCTTCAAAAAAAATAATGTAAAACACCATACTGACTAAAGCGAGCACAATGGCGCTATCGCATAGCATGGCAATTTTGCTTTCCCGCCATTTAGGGTTGGCAGGAATAAGGAGCGCACATAAGATACCAAAACCGGCGAAATGAAACGCCGAAACCCACAGTTCTGGTAGGGTTGCTATGGTGTTGATGTAAATATGAGCAACCGCTAAGAAAATTGAAAGAGTAAATACAAAACGATTTATCCAAGGTCCAGAGCGATGTTTTGTTTCGAACTCTTCAAGATTAATCTCTTGAGGTGCGGTGGAAGGTGATGAAGCAGTCATGGACAAGCTACCTTTGTATGTACAGAAAACGAGTTGAGCAAAGATGCGCCGTACGAAAGTACGGCGCTATAACGAGTAGAAAAGTACTACTGCGCGATTAGGCGAGCAGGGATAGCAATACCGCGCTCACGGTAGTAGCGTGCTGCACCTGGATGCAGTGGCACAGGAAGTCCTGCGATGGCTTTTTCAATGGACATTACTGACGTTGCCTTATGAATTGCACTTAAATAAGGTAAGTTTTCATACAGTGATTTAGTCAATTGATACACATCTTCTTCTGACAAATTAGCACGTGTTGCTAAGAAGTTAGGTTGTGCGACGGTGTTAATGTCTTTTGTTTGGCCTGGATATGTATTAGCTGGAATGACATATCGCGTCCACAAATCGTAATTACCGTTGGCTTCTTTGATTTGCTCATCGGTGAAATCCAATACTTTAACTTTGTCACCCATAGAAGCATAAAGACGAGTAACTGCACTGACTGGAACACCGGCTGGAGTATTCATGCCTTCAATGTTGCCATTTTGCATAGCATCTGCGCTGGCGCCGTAACCCATGTAAGCAAGGCTGAATTTATCAGGGTCAATATTTAAGCCCTTGAGCTGCTGACGACCAGAACCTTCTGTTCCTGAGTTTTTCTTACCGATGGAGAACTTATTATTGCTGCCTTCAAGGGCTTTTAAATCAGCAACCGTTCCTGTTTTTGCTAAATCAGATTTAAGAACAAAATGCTCTACGTTCTGCCAAAGCATAGAAACAGAGCGCAATTCTGTTTGTTTACCTGAACTTTTAAATGGACCTTCACCGTCCCATGCCCAAGCACCGTAAAGACCTTGTAAAATAGCGAATTGTGCTTGATCTTCACGTAGAAGTTTGATGTTTTCACCAGAGCCTGCTGAGCTAATAGCAGACACAGATAGACCGAACTTTGGCTCTAGTTTTACTTTACTCAAAGTGGCAATGGCAACACCGACAGGGTAATAAGTACCTCCTGTTGATGCGGTCGCTAAGATATAGCTGCGATCATCGGCAGCTGACGCACCAGTTGCAGAGATCGCTATAGCCGCAGCTGTTGCGCTGGAAAGAATAGTTTTAGTAACAAATCCCAATTTCATATTATTTTTCTCCGTTAGTGGGGTTAGTGCTATAGCTTATAGCGATTATCGTGCCAAAAATATATCTTATTGATATATATAGGTTTTATTTCGTGCTATAAATTTCCTTTCTTTTTTTGTACACATATGGGCGGTTTATTGCTTATTGTTGACCTTTCTGTATGAGCAAAAAATCGCTTACGATGTAAGTAAGTAAATACAGCGGTTAACAATGAATTTTGCACAACAGTGCTTATTACATGAGCAATAAATGGCCGACGGCATAAAGTGAGTAAGTCATGGAGCAAGATCATAATATTCGTGTTGTATTGTTTGATTTAGGGAATGTCTTGGTCGATTTAGGCGATATTTCCGAAATGCATGCTATGTTGAATACGCAAGGTGAAGAATCGGAAGTGTGGTTGAAGTGGCTGCAATCACCAACGGTTGCTGCATTTGATTCAGGAAAAATTACGTTTGACCGTTTCGCTGAAGAACTTTTAGACGAGGTTGGCAGCAGCGTGGACAAAGAGGTATTTAAAGCGTCTTTTAAAGCGTGGCCAAAAGGTTTGTTTTCTGGGGCTCTGGCCTTGGTTGATGCCGTTAAACCGGAATATCATCGTGCAATATTGTCTAATACAAATGCTGCCCATTGGCCAAGACTAATGGACGAAATGGGGCTTGCGGGCAAATTTCACAGTTATTATGCTTCCCATATGGTGGGTTTTGTTAAGCCTGATGATGCTATTTACCAGCATGTGATTCATAGCTTACAAGTTGCGCCACAGAGCATTTTATTTATTGATGATAATCAAGTGAATATCGACACGGCTAATGCGCTAGGAATGAAGGCATTTAGAGTGAAGGGAATAGATGAAGCACGTCGAGTGCTTCATCTATATGGAGTGTTATCTCATTAATTCGTTTTAGTGAGTTGGCAGCATTGGAATTGCTTGAAGCCTTAATGGCGTTGTTCAGGTATTAATGTCATTTAGTTCAGAGGCTTCTATGCGTACTTTTGATGGGCAATCTTCTACAAACTATTCTAGAACTCGACCGATGTATCCGGCAGAGCTTTATTATTGGTTATCTCAGCAAGTAAATTCCCCTGGTGTCGTGTGGGATTGTGCCTGTGGTACAGGCCAAGCTTCCGTTGATCTTGCTGCCTATTTTGAACAAGTAGAAGCGTCGGATATTAGCGAGTCTCAGGTAACGGCTGCTACACCACATCGCAAGGTTAATTATCAAGTGTGTCCTGCTGAAAAAACACATTACCCTGATAATTATTTTGATGTGGTTTGTGTGGCTCATGCGTTACATTGGTTTGATTTGAAGGCATTTTGGGAAGAGCTTCGTCGAGTATTAAAACCGGGCGGTGTATTTGTATGCTGGGGCTACAATTGGCTACAAGTGGGCGAGGCGGAAGATAAAGCGATTGCGGAGTCTGTATTACCACTCCTTGCTCCTTATTGGCCGCCCCAAAGCCGATTATTGTGGAATCAATATAATGATATTGAATTTCCGTTTGAGCTGATGGATGTGCCAGCGTTTGAGTTAAATTGTTATTGGTCTGTGACACAAACGCTGGAATTTATTCGAAGCTGGTCAGCGTCTCAACTGCGTATTCAAGACAGGGGTGACGATTTTTTATTGGACGCCTCACCGATCCTTCGAGAAGTGTGGTCAGAGCCCAATCAGAAACAAGAAATACACTTACCATTTTTTGTGAAGGCTGGACGAGTGTTGTAAGTGTATTTTTTCATAAGACTAAAGTGGAATAGATTGGTCTGTCTGGCAGGTTATAGTAGTTCAGCATCCGAATAACAAATTTAACAATGGAGCGGGTTATGAAATCATTATATAGCGCAACCTCAAATGAGGCGGCAAAAAATGCCAATGTGAGTCAAGCAGAATTTGAAAAACGCTATCAAGAATCGATTGAAAACCCAGACGTGTTTTGGGGAAAAGAAGGCAAACGTTTAGATTGGTTTAAACCTTATACCAAAGTGAAAAACACGTCTTTTCAGCGTGGCGATGTCAGTATTAAATGGTTTGAAGATGGTGAGCTTAATGTGGCTTATAATTGCATTGATCGCCATTTAGCAACTTCAGCTGACAAAGTCGCCTATTACTGTGAAGGTGATACAGAGAGCAGTGATAAAATCGCGATTACTTATCAAGTGCTACACGATGAAGTTGGTCGTTTAGCCAACCTTTTAAAACGTCAGGGTGTGAAAAAAGGCGATAGAGTCGCCATTTATATGCCTATGATACCTCAAGCCGTTTACGCCATGCTGGCCTGTGCTCGAATTGGTGCGATTCATTCCGTTATTTTTGGTGGCTTTTCTGCTCATGCTATTGCCGATCGCCTGACTAACTGTGGTGTTAAGTTGGTTATTACTGCGGATGAAGGGCGTCGAGCGGGTAATACTATTCCGCTTAAGCACAATGTCGATATGGCATTAGAAAACAACGCGTGTCCCTCCGTTGAAACGGTCATTGTGTACCGTTATACCCAAAAAGATGTGCCTTGGTTTGACGGTCGTGATTTGGATTGGGCGATGGCGGTTAAAACTGAAAGCACAGAATGTCTAGCAGAACCGATGAACGCGGAAGACCCTCTTTTTATTCTTTATACCTCTGGGTCAACAGGTAAGCCAAAAGGTGTGGTTCATACTACCGGTGGCTACTTGGTGTATGCGGCCATGACTCATGAGTTAGTGTTTGATTTGAAACCAGATGATGTGTTCTGGTGCGCGGCCGATGTCGGTTGGATTACCGGCCACAGTTACATGGTATATGGTCCTTTAGCAAATGGCGCGACAAGCATTTTATTTGAAGGTGTGCCGACCTATCCGGATTCAGGTCGAATTGGTCGAGTGGTGGATAAGTTTGGTGTGACCATTCTTTATACCGCACCAACAGCAATCCGAGCGTTGATGGCGAAAGGGGATGAAGCGACGCGTTCAAGTAAGCGTAATTCTTTACGCATACTGGGCAGTGTCGGCGAGCCAATTAATCCAGAAGCATGGTCTTGGTATTATGCTGAAATCGGAAACGCATCTTGTCCAGTTGTGGATACATGGTGGCAAACAGAAACCGGTGGCATGATGATGACGCCACGTATTGTGCAAGGCGATATCAAACCGGGTTCTTGTACTGGTCCTTTGTTTGGTGTTCAACCTGCGCTGGTGGATGCACAAGGCGTGTTACAGGATGAACAAGGTGTGCAGGTTGATGGCGGCTTAGTGATCACTGATTCTTGGCCTGGGCAGGCTCGTACTGTATACGGCGACCATGAACGTTTTGAACAAACCTATTTTAGTACCTTTGATGGCATGTACTTTACGGGAGACGGTGCATCAAGAGACGCTGATGGCCATTATTGGATCACCGGTCGCATGGACGATGTGCTAAATGTATCCGGTCACCGTTTGGGTACGGCGGAAATTGAAAGTGCTTTAGTGGCTCACCCTTCTGTCGCAGAAGCGGCCATCGTTGGTTACCCTCATGACATCAAAGGACAAGGCATTTACGTTTACGTTAGTGCAATTGCTGGAGTAACACCAGATGAAGAGCTGACGAAATCTTTGAAACAGTTTGTTCGTCAGGAGATTGGCCCAATTGCCACACCAGATTTGATTCAGTGGGCAAGTAAAGGGTTACCGAAAACGCGCTCTGGCAAGATTATGCGCCGTATTCTAAGAAAAATTGCTGCCAATGAACATGATCAACTTGGCGATACAAGTACATTGGCTGATCCAAGTGTGGTTGATGATTTGATCGAAAACCGTTTAAATGTGTAAGTGTTTACACATTTTAAAAGGATAGACAGTGATTACACTTGTTATCGCAGATGATCATCCTCTGTTTCGCAGTGCACTAAGCGGTGCATTGCGAGCAGAAATGCAAGGTATTGTCATCGTCGAATCCCATGATTTGGATTCGACGTTACAGTGCCTAGATAGTACAAATGAGCTTGATTTGCTATTGCTTGATTTAAATATGCCGGGCAGTGGCGAGTTGTATGGACTGATTCGGATTCGTAAGGATTTTCCGACGGTCCCCGTCGCGGTGATCTCAGGCAGTGAAGACAGTATTATGGTCGCGAAGGTTATTGATGCAGGTGCGTTGGGGTTTATTCCTAAAACCAGTGAACCTTCGACTTACGTGCAAGCTATTCATGCTATTTTGGCCGGCGATATTTGGCTTCCAGACGATCTTAAATTAAAAGTGGCTAATCAACCTAAACCTGACTTATCGATGCAAAATAGAGTTGCAGAGCTCACGCCTCAGCAGTACAAGGTATTATGTTATTTGCATGAAGGTTTATTAAATAAGCAGATTGCTTATGAATTATCAATATCTGAAGCCACAGTTAAAGCACACATCACTGCAATTTTTCGGAAACTGGAGATTAATAATAGGACTCAAGCTGTATTGATTGCCAGTGATTTGAAGTTGCAAATGATGGCTGTAACAAATTAATTTTCTTTTTTAGGATTGTCTTTTTCACAATGGCATGGAGGAACCGGATCCATGCCTCCTTCATGCCACGGATGACATTTAGACAATCTTTTCACCCCAAGATAAATACCTTTTATAACCCCAAATCGCTCAATGGCTTGAATCATATATTGTGAACAGCTGGGGTAGAAACGACAGTTATTCCCCAATAGAGGGCTGATTAAAAATTGGTAGCCTTTTACTAGGAAAATGAATGTTTTTTTTACCATAAGATTGTTGTCATTTTTGTGTATGTAATAAACGCTATTTGTTACTGTAAAAGAAATATATCACAGAACCCATTTTATTATGCCAGAACAACACCTTACTCTTGATGCAATGCAGGTCGTTGCTTACCAAGGTGAGCCTGGTGCGTATTCGCATCTTGCTTGTAAACACACCTTTCCTGATTGGACGAGCATTCACTGTGCAACCTTTGTCGATGCCTTGAAAATGGTAGAACAAGGGGAGGCCTATTACGCCATGATCCCTGTTGAAAACTCCACTGCTGGACGAGTCGAAGAAATTTATCGAGAATTAAAGCGAACTCAGCTTTATGTGGTGAAGGAACATTTTGAGCCAGTTAATCATTGTTTGATTGCTCGTCACTCGATGACGTTGGATCAAATTACACGGGTGGGTAGTCACCCTCAAGCTTTAGCGCAATGCGATACGAACATCAAGGCGTTAGGGGCGAAAAGCCAGGCTATGTACGATACCGCTGGAGCAGCTAAACACATCGCAGAGTTTGAAGAGCCTGGTTTGGCGGTTATCTCCTCTGAGTTGGCGGCTGAGCTTTATGGTTTAAATGTACTGAAAACCTATTTTAATGATTCGATGGGTAATACCACACGCTTTTTGGTCTTTGCTCGCCAGCAAAAAATGCCCGTTTATGAAGACGATCGCATTTACATTACTTCTTTTATGTTTCGGGTTCGAAATATTCCGGCCGCGCTTTATAAGGCAATGGGTGGTTTTGCGACTCAAGGCATTAATATGCTGAAACTAGAAAGCTATATGGTGAACGGTAATTTTACTGCGACTCAGTTTTATGTGGATGTTGAGGCGCATTTTCAATCTTCTGCCATGCAGGCAGCGCTTGAAGAGTTACAATTCTTTTCTGAAGATGTGCGCATATTAGGAACCTATCTTGCGAATGATTATAGGTTGAAATAGTCATGATGATGCGTTGGTTATGTGTTTTTTATCTATGCTTTGGTGTTAATGCTTGGGCTGATATAGATGATTTGTCTTTCTCAATGGGAGGCTTTTCGGATTTAGATTCATATGATGGCTTCCTTGATAGCATTCCTGTGGTGGTAACGCCATCTAAAATGGCTCAGCCCAGAGTCGATGTTTCTTCTTCTTTATCTGTGTTAGATGGTGAGTTCATTCGCCGCATTAATATGCAATATGTGGAAGATCTTCTGCAGTTTGTACCAGGCTTTTCGGTTGCTCCATATCATTCCTCTAGTCAAAAAGTTGCTTCTTATCATGGAACCCAGCTGGATAAATATCGGCGTATTCAGGTTCTGGTGAATGGTCGCTCGGTTTACAGTGTTGGTGTCGCGAGGGTGGAATGGGCGACCTTACCGCTAAGTATTGAAGACGTGGCCCGTGTAGAGATTAATCGAGGGCCAAACGCTGCCAGTTATGGTGTTAATTCTTTCTTTGCTGTGGTCAATATTATCACTCGATCTCCGTTAGAAACCTTAGGCGATAGTGTTTCAGCTTATTCTGGGTCCCGCGGTGATTATCGGTTGTATGGACAGCATAGTGGCTTAAATGAAGATTGGAGCTATCGAGCGTCAGCCTCTACAAGTGATGTAAATGGCTTTGATGAAGATCTTGATGGTGATAAGCGTCATGACGGACATGGCTCTACGATGGGCAATGTGTTCATTCAAAAAGAGACGGCAACGAGCTTTTTTGATCTGGATATTGGCGCCAGCAGTTTGAAAGATAAGATTGACCCATCTGAATATGAAGTGGGCTCTTTGTTAGGGGGCTATGATACGAATAACCCAATGCGCTTAATTGATCGTGAGCATATTAAGCTAAGTTATAGCCAGCAGGTTTCATCTAGTCATGAAGTAAAAATACAGTATTACTATGACCAATCTGATTTAAATGAGCATCATGACGTCTATTTAAAACGATCTTTTTACGGTGCTTTATTTAATACTCCAACCCCATCTGTGGATGTCTATGATTCTTATGAGATTGATTTGCTGGAGACACGTCAAGATATTGAAGTTCAAAGCACGTGGGAAGCGTCTAATAAGCTACGGTTAATTTCAGCGATTGGTTACCGTTTAGATGAAGCTGACTCCGAACACTTTTTATCAGGTAAAGCGAGTGATGAAGTGTTTCGTCTTTCTTCTAATATGGAATATAGAGCTACTGATAGCTGGATTTTTAATGGCGGCGCAATGCTTGAAGATAGTCAAATGAGTGGCGCATTTCTATCGCCTAAATTGGGTGTGACTTATAAGCTGTCTGAACAAGAGTCTATTCGATTTAATACGTCAAAAGCCGTACGTACCCCCGATTTGTCAGATCAACATTTTAAGTGGCACTATGTTCTATCTAACGGTGAAGAATCTTCAACAGTTTACGCTGATAATGGCGAAAAAGAAGAAAAAATTACCTCTTATGAGATGGGGTATTATCACTATTGGCCTGGCCGTGGCCTGTCTCTGGATGTAAAACTTTATCATGATGTAGTAAAGGATATGGTTTTAAGCAAAAAGCTTTTTACTGCGTTGGGCCCTTCTGATAAACCCATTGAGGAGGGCGTTATAGAAGATGTGGACATTAATGGCGTTGAAGTGGAGTTAGATTGGCGTTTTCGCTCTGGCGCAATTACTCGTTTCACCTATGCTTATCAAGACACTCAAACAGATAACACTGATCTTATAAGGGCAACCACTCCAGTAATGGTGTCTTTTTTTGGCAGTGTGCCATTAACGGATAAATGGTCTGCTCAAGGCTATTATTGGTATGGAAAGGCACTGGGTGGAAACGATTATGAATTTTTGAATACTTGGCTTTCTTATAAGTTGTCATTAGGTGGGTATTCGAAAGCAACAATGGGCGTTGGAATGGAAACTCGCTTAGATGATAACGCATTTGTCTCAAGACATAATAATTTCACTAAAGATACATTTGCTTATGTCTTTACCAATGTCACTTTCTAATTTGGATTAATAGGAACGTGAAAAGGCTTTTTCTTTTTATATTTTTGTTGCTGACTTCAGTAAATGTACTGGCGGCGACGATATATGTGATACACGATACTGAAGAGAGTTCAGTTCGTTCTTTGACGTTTCAACTTTCTAAGTTATTACCTGCTAATGCCCGATTAATGCCAGTTCGTCGTGCCTTATTTGTACAAAATGTTTCTTCTCTTAAAGACGATGATGTCATAGTCACTGTCGGAGCAGATAGTTTTCGTCTTGCGTGCTCTGTTGTGTCTGAGGGCGCTGTTATCGCAGCTTTTATTGGCAAAGAGGAATATCTTAATATTCAGCCACAATGTTCAATTCCTGTCAGTGGTGTTTTTTCTGGCGCGCCCTTGGATAAGCGGTTGAATATACTGGAAGCTATCTGGTTTGATAGAAAGCCGCTGGCGGTGATCTATAGTGATCACCTTTTCGTCGACGAGCAAGAAATGATGAACTTAGCGGATCAACATGGCTTTATATTTCGGTTTCTAAAGACAGAGACAGATCGATTATCTGTTTTAAAATCGGTCAATTTTGTTCTAGAGGACTCCGAACTTATTTTTTCTTTAGTGGATACGCAGCTGTATAAAAATGGCATCGCTCAGGACATACTAAGATTACTATTCCATAAGCAAAAGGTGATGATTGGGCCTTCTTTTGCCTTTGTACGTGCGGGCTCATTATTTGCTGTTTATTCGGACAATGAGGCCAAGCTAAAAGCTCTGGCGGAGCGCCTCATTATGTGGGATACAAAGGGCGTTCTGCTGGACGCGGCCTACCCTGATCGGTTGAGAGTTAGCTTCAATTCTTATCTTATTAAATCACACGGTATTGTATTACCTTCGTCGTCTTATTTAAAAGATAAGTACGGTCTTTGCTCTGAAACACAGTGTGAGTAGTTATTGTAAAAAACGTTTCACTAGACTAGTGAAGGGGAGTGGCTTTTCAGCGTGTAGCCAATGGCCTGCGCCGGATATAATTTTGAAACTTGCGTTTGGAAAGCTTGCCATTATTTCCGCTTGATAATCCGCCACAATATAATCTGATTTTTCGCCTTTTATGAACAGAGTGGGGGTCTCTATTGCGGTTTCAATAATGGGCTTTTTAAGAATCGCTGTGTAACTGTCGGCAATATTATCGACAGACAACGAAAGTGTGTGACTTTGCTCATTTCTATTGAGGCTTTTTAATAAGAACTGTCTGACAGCAAGGTTTGGCTCGTATTGACTTAATAGTGTGTCGGCTTCTTTTCTTGATGTTATTTCAGTTCCAGTAATGGCTTTTAAGCCTTCTAATATACGGGTATGGCTGGGTTGGTAATCAACAGGTGCAATATCCACCACGATAAGCTTTTCTATTTGTGCTGGGGCGGCTATCGCGGCCATCTGCATTGCTACTTTCCCCCCCATTGAATGCCCCAACAGATAGAATGTGTCTATATTCTTTAGCTTGGCCCAATCAAGCACAGCGTTGGCCATTTTAGGGTAAGTTGCGTCCTGCATGCTGTCTGATTTGCCATGATTAGGTAGGTCGATACAATAGACGGTGAAATAATCGGCTAACGCTTGTGCGATAGAGTGCCAGTTGTCTGCGTTACCAAATAAGCCGTGAATGACAATAAGATTTGGTCCTGAGGAACCATATTGCTTTGCGTGTATCATAGTCACCTTATTATGCTGTAAATGAGTAAAACGGTCGGCGTATGTGGACGCCACATTCCTTATATTGTATCAAGTCTTTGAAAGTTTCGTCCCTCTCAAATTAAGGTTGTTTTCTGTATGTTAGACACATTTTTTATTAAGTATTTGAAAAAACCACTGCATCTGACCGCGATAGCAGTGGATAAAATGGGTGTGAAAGCCAATTGGATTACCTTGCTGGGTTTTGCTATTGGCATGATGGTGATACCCGCGTTGTACTTTGGTGACACAGCATTGGCATTGGTTTTTGTTGTGATCAATCGGGTGATGGATGGGCTGGATGGTGCCGTAGCAAGAGTACAGGGGGCGACCGATTTAGGGGGGTATTTAGATATCACATTGGATTTTATTTTTTATTCGGCGGTGATTTTTGGCTTCGCTCTTATGAACCCAATGGAAAATGCGCTGGCGGCAAGTTTTGTGATTTTTTCCTTTATGGGGACCGGCAGTAGCTTTTTGGCCTTTGCCATTATGGCGGAAAAGCGCAATATCAAAAACTTGGATTACGGTGGTAAGTCGTTACACTTTATTGGTGGCTTAGCAGAGGGCGCTGAGACTATCGCTTTTCTTGTGTTGATTTGTTTGATGCCTGCGCACTTTGTACTGCTGGCTTATATTTTTGGTGGGATTTGTTGGATAACAACGGCAACCCGAATTTACGCAGGCTACCGTACGTTGAACTAAGAGGCGCCTAACTTGAAAGCATTTAATTGGACAGATTAGTCGAAAAAAGCGATTTCAATATCGCTTTTCACGATGGCGCAACATGCTAATAAATATCCACTTTGTACCCAAGCCAGTGGCTCAAAAGGATAACTGACATTACCCCATAAGAGCTTGATCGAACAGGACGAGCAATAGCCCTCGCGACACTGATACTCAATATGAATGCCTGCCCGTTCTAGTTGTACTAATAGTGATTCCTCTTCTGTAACAAGAATCTGCTTTTTCCCTAAAAGTACTCGATGAACCACGGTGTCTTTGGCTTGTATTGTGGAGTTATAGGTCGAAGTCATCGAAGTCTGAGTCATCTAAACTATTGTCAGTTTGCCCTACTAGGTAAGAGCTGATTTCGGCTTCTTGTGGTGCAACTTGTACGTTATCGCTTACTAGCCAAGCATTGATCCAAGGTATAGGGTTGTGCTTCGTAGAGAAATACGTATCGAGGCCAACGGCTTGCATACGCACATTGGTGATATATTCAACGTATTGACCTAGTATTTGAGCGTTAAGACCGATCATTGAGCCATCCTTGAATAGGTAGGTAGCCCATTCTTTTTCCTGCTCAGCGGCCTCGACAAAGATATCTCGCATCTCTTCTTTGCACTCAGCGGCAATGATGGCCATTTCTGGATCATCTTTACCTGATGCCATAAGATTTAGCATATGCTGTGTGCCAGTAAGGTGAAGGGCTTCATCACGAGCAATCAGCTTGATGATCTTAGCGTTACCTTCCATCAACGTGCGTTCAGCAAAACCAAAACTACAAGCGAAACTCACATAAAAACGCACCGCTTCTAAAACGTTCACAGAGGCAACGGTGAGATAAAGCGCCTTTTTTAGCTTAGGCATCGAAATTTCAATATCGCCTTTGCCTG includes the following:
- a CDS encoding TAXI family TRAP transporter solute-binding subunit; this translates as MKLGFVTKTILSSATAAAIAISATGASAADDRSYILATASTGGTYYPVGVAIATLSKVKLEPKFGLSVSAISSAGSGENIKLLREDQAQFAILQGLYGAWAWDGEGPFKSSGKQTELRSVSMLWQNVEHFVLKSDLAKTGTVADLKALEGSNNKFSIGKKNSGTEGSGRQQLKGLNIDPDKFSLAYMGYGASADAMQNGNIEGMNTPAGVPVSAVTRLYASMGDKVKVLDFTDEQIKEANGNYDLWTRYVIPANTYPGQTKDINTVAQPNFLATRANLSEEDVYQLTKSLYENLPYLSAIHKATSVMSIEKAIAGLPVPLHPGAARYYRERGIAIPARLIAQ
- a CDS encoding HAD family hydrolase, translated to MEQDHNIRVVLFDLGNVLVDLGDISEMHAMLNTQGEESEVWLKWLQSPTVAAFDSGKITFDRFAEELLDEVGSSVDKEVFKASFKAWPKGLFSGALALVDAVKPEYHRAILSNTNAAHWPRLMDEMGLAGKFHSYYASHMVGFVKPDDAIYQHVIHSLQVAPQSILFIDDNQVNIDTANALGMKAFRVKGIDEARRVLHLYGVLSH
- a CDS encoding class I SAM-dependent methyltransferase, which gives rise to MRTFDGQSSTNYSRTRPMYPAELYYWLSQQVNSPGVVWDCACGTGQASVDLAAYFEQVEASDISESQVTAATPHRKVNYQVCPAEKTHYPDNYFDVVCVAHALHWFDLKAFWEELRRVLKPGGVFVCWGYNWLQVGEAEDKAIAESVLPLLAPYWPPQSRLLWNQYNDIEFPFELMDVPAFELNCYWSVTQTLEFIRSWSASQLRIQDRGDDFLLDASPILREVWSEPNQKQEIHLPFFVKAGRVL
- the acs gene encoding acetate--CoA ligase — translated: MKSLYSATSNEAAKNANVSQAEFEKRYQESIENPDVFWGKEGKRLDWFKPYTKVKNTSFQRGDVSIKWFEDGELNVAYNCIDRHLATSADKVAYYCEGDTESSDKIAITYQVLHDEVGRLANLLKRQGVKKGDRVAIYMPMIPQAVYAMLACARIGAIHSVIFGGFSAHAIADRLTNCGVKLVITADEGRRAGNTIPLKHNVDMALENNACPSVETVIVYRYTQKDVPWFDGRDLDWAMAVKTESTECLAEPMNAEDPLFILYTSGSTGKPKGVVHTTGGYLVYAAMTHELVFDLKPDDVFWCAADVGWITGHSYMVYGPLANGATSILFEGVPTYPDSGRIGRVVDKFGVTILYTAPTAIRALMAKGDEATRSSKRNSLRILGSVGEPINPEAWSWYYAEIGNASCPVVDTWWQTETGGMMMTPRIVQGDIKPGSCTGPLFGVQPALVDAQGVLQDEQGVQVDGGLVITDSWPGQARTVYGDHERFEQTYFSTFDGMYFTGDGASRDADGHYWITGRMDDVLNVSGHRLGTAEIESALVAHPSVAEAAIVGYPHDIKGQGIYVYVSAIAGVTPDEELTKSLKQFVRQEIGPIATPDLIQWASKGLPKTRSGKIMRRILRKIAANEHDQLGDTSTLADPSVVDDLIENRLNV
- a CDS encoding LuxR C-terminal-related transcriptional regulator, producing the protein MITLVIADDHPLFRSALSGALRAEMQGIVIVESHDLDSTLQCLDSTNELDLLLLDLNMPGSGELYGLIRIRKDFPTVPVAVISGSEDSIMVAKVIDAGALGFIPKTSEPSTYVQAIHAILAGDIWLPDDLKLKVANQPKPDLSMQNRVAELTPQQYKVLCYLHEGLLNKQIAYELSISEATVKAHITAIFRKLEINNRTQAVLIASDLKLQMMAVTN
- the yidD gene encoding membrane protein insertion efficiency factor YidD, yielding MVKKTFIFLVKGYQFLISPLLGNNCRFYPSCSQYMIQAIERFGVIKGIYLGVKRLSKCHPWHEGGMDPVPPCHCEKDNPKKEN
- a CDS encoding prephenate dehydratase codes for the protein MPEQHLTLDAMQVVAYQGEPGAYSHLACKHTFPDWTSIHCATFVDALKMVEQGEAYYAMIPVENSTAGRVEEIYRELKRTQLYVVKEHFEPVNHCLIARHSMTLDQITRVGSHPQALAQCDTNIKALGAKSQAMYDTAGAAKHIAEFEEPGLAVISSELAAELYGLNVLKTYFNDSMGNTTRFLVFARQQKMPVYEDDRIYITSFMFRVRNIPAALYKAMGGFATQGINMLKLESYMVNGNFTATQFYVDVEAHFQSSAMQAALEELQFFSEDVRILGTYLANDYRLK
- a CDS encoding TonB-dependent receptor plug domain-containing protein, whose product is MMMRWLCVFYLCFGVNAWADIDDLSFSMGGFSDLDSYDGFLDSIPVVVTPSKMAQPRVDVSSSLSVLDGEFIRRINMQYVEDLLQFVPGFSVAPYHSSSQKVASYHGTQLDKYRRIQVLVNGRSVYSVGVARVEWATLPLSIEDVARVEINRGPNAASYGVNSFFAVVNIITRSPLETLGDSVSAYSGSRGDYRLYGQHSGLNEDWSYRASASTSDVNGFDEDLDGDKRHDGHGSTMGNVFIQKETATSFFDLDIGASSLKDKIDPSEYEVGSLLGGYDTNNPMRLIDREHIKLSYSQQVSSSHEVKIQYYYDQSDLNEHHDVYLKRSFYGALFNTPTPSVDVYDSYEIDLLETRQDIEVQSTWEASNKLRLISAIGYRLDEADSEHFLSGKASDEVFRLSSNMEYRATDSWIFNGGAMLEDSQMSGAFLSPKLGVTYKLSEQESIRFNTSKAVRTPDLSDQHFKWHYVLSNGEESSTVYADNGEKEEKITSYEMGYYHYWPGRGLSLDVKLYHDVVKDMVLSKKLFTALGPSDKPIEEGVIEDVDINGVEVELDWRFRSGAITRFTYAYQDTQTDNTDLIRATTPVMVSFFGSVPLTDKWSAQGYYWYGKALGGNDYEFLNTWLSYKLSLGGYSKATMGVGMETRLDDNAFVSRHNNFTKDTFAYVFTNVTF